One window of Streptococcus troglodytae genomic DNA carries:
- the gloA gene encoding lactoylglutathione lyase, with the protein MKFLHTCIRVKDLDASLKFYQEALDFKEARRNDFPEYKFTLVYLQLEDDPDYELELTYNYDHEAYDLGNGYGHIAVGVDDLEAAHQAHQKAGYTVTDLSGLPGKPKMYYFITDPDGYKIEVIRLKQFQEK; encoded by the coding sequence ATGAAATTTTTACATACCTGTATCCGTGTTAAGGACTTGGACGCTTCGCTCAAATTCTACCAAGAGGCACTAGACTTCAAAGAAGCTCGCCGTAACGACTTTCCTGAATACAAATTTACTCTGGTTTATCTGCAACTAGAAGACGACCCCGACTATGAGTTAGAATTAACCTATAATTACGATCACGAAGCTTATGACCTCGGCAATGGTTATGGTCATATCGCTGTCGGTGTTGATGACCTTGAAGCGGCTCATCAAGCGCATCAAAAAGCCGGCTACACTGTGACAGACCTTTCAGGTCTGCCCGGTAAGCCAAAGATGTACTACTTCATCACAGACCCCGATGGCTATAAGATCGAAGTTATCCGTCTCAAACAATTTCAGGAAAAATAA
- the smpB gene encoding SsrA-binding protein SmpB codes for MVKAQGNVVAQNKKARHDYEILETYEAGIVLTGTEIKSVRAARITLKDGFAQVKNGEVWLNNVHITPYEQGNIWNQDPDRTRKLLLKKREIAKLDNELKGTGMTLVPLKVYLKDGFAKVLLGLAKGKHDYDKRESIKRREQERDIKRQMKQFNRK; via the coding sequence ATGGTAAAGGCTCAAGGAAACGTCGTCGCTCAAAATAAAAAAGCCAGACATGACTATGAGATTCTAGAAACTTATGAAGCAGGCATCGTGCTGACAGGAACTGAGATTAAGAGTGTTCGTGCGGCAAGAATTACTCTCAAAGATGGTTTCGCTCAAGTTAAAAATGGTGAGGTTTGGCTAAATAATGTCCATATTACACCTTATGAACAGGGTAATATCTGGAATCAGGATCCTGATCGTACCCGTAAGCTCCTTCTTAAAAAGAGAGAAATTGCAAAATTGGACAATGAACTCAAAGGGACAGGCATGACCTTAGTGCCCCTGAAAGTTTATCTCAAAGATGGCTTTGCCAAAGTTTTGCTTGGCCTTGCTAAAGGGAAGCACGATTATGACAAGCGCGAATCCATCAAACGCCGCGAGCAGGAGCGAGACATCAAACGGCAAATGAAGCAGTTTAATAGGAAATAA